From Vibrio tritonius, the proteins below share one genomic window:
- a CDS encoding LysR family transcriptional regulator, with product MDFATQRVTLKMLRYFYQVAHTENFSLAAQQLNITKSPLSAQIRELEQLMEVELFLRDTRNVQLTPAGKQLQKECRLIFDVLDTSISRVKQRYRVDHQTINIGLMSSIFWAGFGDALYQLQQRYPATKYNLIEMSPEKQKLALEQGRIDIGLVRYADTVNVAPLTMTSLYREKMMVALPEHHPLANHKLLSLNHLSEQEFVMLSRENSSSTDWIIQRCQQSGFHPNIVQQVVEPNTLLAVISTRGILSIVPESYASLAWPHVRFIPLREMIAADICALTVQDTPLLRPTLNELKQALQ from the coding sequence ATGGATTTTGCCACTCAACGGGTCACGTTAAAAATGTTGCGTTACTTTTATCAAGTCGCGCACACCGAAAATTTCAGCTTAGCGGCACAGCAGCTTAACATCACCAAGTCGCCACTCAGTGCCCAAATTCGCGAATTAGAGCAATTAATGGAAGTCGAATTGTTTCTGCGTGATACGCGTAACGTGCAACTGACACCAGCAGGCAAGCAATTACAAAAAGAGTGTCGTTTGATTTTTGATGTGCTCGATACCTCCATTAGCCGAGTTAAACAGCGCTATCGGGTCGATCACCAAACAATCAATATCGGCTTGATGAGTTCAATTTTCTGGGCAGGTTTTGGCGACGCACTTTACCAACTCCAACAGCGTTATCCTGCGACCAAATACAATCTGATTGAGATGTCACCAGAGAAACAGAAACTGGCACTAGAACAAGGGCGTATTGATATTGGTTTGGTGCGGTATGCCGATACGGTCAATGTTGCACCACTCACGATGACCTCACTTTATCGCGAGAAAATGATGGTCGCCCTACCAGAACATCACCCTTTGGCTAACCATAAATTGCTCAGTCTAAACCATCTTAGTGAGCAAGAGTTTGTTATGCTCAGTCGCGAAAATTCATCGTCCACAGATTGGATTATTCAACGCTGTCAGCAAAGCGGCTTTCACCCTAACATCGTGCAGCAAGTGGTGGAACCTAATACGCTATTGGCGGTGATTTCCACCCGAGGCATTTTGTCGATTGTGCCGGAAAGTTACGCAAGTCTTGCTTGGCCACATGTCCGTTTTATCCCACTGCGCGAGATGATTGCCGCGGATATCTGTGCGCTCACCGTACAAGACACCCCTTTATTAAGACCAACTCTAAACGAGCTTAAGCAAGCATTACAGTAA
- a CDS encoding SDR family oxidoreductase: MKQVNQLNFLVTGATSGIGKLLTQQLINMGANVAFCGRSPAKMDDLLQQIGATGNTLYHDSFDATDFAHVKQFVANAHAALGGIDVLVNCAGANTARSTVADLAITDLQNLITLNTVSPFVFMQEVYNLAMKPREQGTIINVLSTVCQFANENIGAYTAAKSGFDALTQVFRKEVRPMGVKVCALYPGGVDTPFRSAERPEYLDAQSVCDAILFMATQEGVATVDELTIRPLVERNFR, encoded by the coding sequence ATGAAACAGGTAAATCAACTCAATTTTCTGGTAACAGGAGCGACCTCTGGCATTGGCAAACTGCTGACTCAACAGTTAATCAACATGGGAGCAAATGTAGCATTTTGCGGTCGCTCTCCGGCAAAAATGGATGACCTGTTACAGCAAATAGGCGCGACTGGTAACACTCTTTATCACGATAGTTTTGATGCCACTGATTTTGCTCATGTAAAACAGTTTGTCGCTAACGCCCATGCTGCTTTAGGGGGTATCGATGTACTGGTTAACTGCGCTGGTGCTAACACCGCTCGCAGCACCGTGGCTGATTTAGCCATTACTGACTTACAAAATCTCATCACCTTAAATACCGTATCCCCATTTGTCTTTATGCAAGAAGTATACAATTTAGCCATGAAGCCCCGCGAGCAAGGCACCATCATCAACGTTCTTTCAACCGTGTGCCAATTTGCCAATGAAAATATCGGTGCTTACACAGCCGCCAAATCAGGGTTTGATGCGCTCACTCAAGTCTTTCGCAAAGAAGTACGACCAATGGGCGTTAAAGTGTGTGCTCTCTATCCCGGCGGCGTTGATACGCCATTTCGTAGCGCTGAACGCCCTGAGTATCTCGATGCACAAAGTGTCTGCGATGCGATTCTCTTTATGGCCACCCAAGAAGGCGTAGCCACCGTGGACGAATTAACCATTCGCCCACTGGTAGAAAGAAACTTCCGCTAA
- a CDS encoding DMT family transporter: MPAEPTHFFSRPIIVFCLATLCTLLWGSAYPAIKTGYVLLNIEAHDVASQMVFAGQRFLLAGLFLIILCVLFRKRFRSLTRQKMRQILVLGLTQTSLQYIFFYIGVAFATGVKASIMNSTGTFFSVLLAHFIYQNDRLTHRRTIGVIIGFLGVFIVNFNKSLLNFDFSLLGEGSVVFAAFILAAASIYGKKISQGIDAMVMTAWQLAIGGLALLLIGLILGGHSGEFDLASTVLLIYLAGLSSAAFALWSVLLKYNSVSKVTIFNFLVPVFGSSLSSLFLGEAILEAKNIIALILVCSGIYLVTLNKPVVSFKQ, translated from the coding sequence ATGCCTGCTGAACCAACACATTTTTTTTCGCGGCCAATTATCGTTTTTTGTCTTGCGACACTTTGCACTCTGTTGTGGGGAAGTGCTTATCCAGCGATTAAAACAGGCTATGTACTATTAAATATTGAAGCACATGATGTTGCTTCTCAGATGGTATTTGCGGGGCAGCGTTTTTTACTTGCAGGTCTATTTCTTATCATCCTATGCGTTCTATTTAGGAAACGATTTCGCTCATTAACTCGTCAAAAAATGCGGCAAATCTTAGTGTTAGGTCTAACCCAAACCAGTTTGCAGTACATTTTCTTTTATATTGGTGTTGCTTTTGCAACGGGGGTAAAAGCGTCCATCATGAACTCGACAGGCACTTTTTTCAGTGTGCTATTGGCGCATTTTATCTATCAGAATGACCGATTAACGCATAGAAGAACAATAGGTGTCATTATCGGCTTCCTAGGTGTCTTCATTGTAAACTTCAACAAATCACTCCTCAATTTTGATTTTAGTTTACTAGGAGAAGGTTCAGTCGTTTTCGCCGCTTTTATCCTTGCGGCTGCATCAATTTACGGAAAGAAAATTTCTCAGGGGATTGATGCAATGGTTATGACAGCATGGCAACTCGCGATTGGTGGGTTAGCGCTATTGCTAATCGGTTTAATATTGGGTGGACACTCGGGAGAATTCGACCTTGCGAGTACCGTTTTATTGATCTATTTGGCTGGATTGTCTTCCGCTGCATTCGCTCTCTGGAGTGTATTGCTGAAGTATAATTCAGTAAGTAAAGTGACTATCTTCAATTTTTTAGTGCCAGTATTTGGTAGCAGTTTGTCATCACTTTTTTTGGGTGAAGCAATATTGGAAGCAAAAAACATCATCGCCTTAATCTTGGTATGCAGTGGTATCTATCTGGTGACGCTTAATAAGCCCGTTGTTTCATTTAAGCAATAA
- a CDS encoding transposase, translated as MTTARSQLICPDITPYYHCVSRCVRRSYLCGIDSLTGKSYEHRRDWIEQRILSLANVYLIQICSYAVMSNHYHLVVRIDKKSALALSDLEVVERWHAEHQLPPIIHRWLAGEIQSDTEKEVCNRFISEWRERLYSLSWFMRELNYGIAVQANKEDQCTGRFWEGRFKSQALLDEKALLAAMAYVDLNPIRAKMADTPEQSDFTSIKARLTSLEKGKTTTPSLANFMGYEHQDKTQGVPFRLSDYLELVDWLGRQIRPDKSGYINDSQPNILARLTLTQSDCLTLCTELEKKPIVWIGSTPRLHQVKTALNKKRMVALHIA; from the coding sequence ATGACTACCGCTCGCTCACAGCTAATTTGCCCCGACATCACGCCGTATTATCACTGCGTATCTCGCTGTGTTCGTCGTTCGTATTTGTGTGGTATTGATAGTCTTACCGGAAAATCTTATGAGCATCGCCGAGATTGGATTGAGCAGCGCATTCTTAGCCTTGCCAATGTTTATCTGATTCAAATATGCTCTTATGCAGTAATGAGCAATCATTACCATTTGGTCGTTCGTATTGATAAAAAAAGTGCTTTAGCTCTATCTGATTTAGAGGTGGTTGAACGCTGGCATGCTGAGCACCAACTGCCACCGATTATCCACCGTTGGTTAGCAGGAGAGATTCAATCGGACACAGAAAAAGAAGTGTGTAATCGATTTATTAGCGAGTGGCGAGAACGACTTTATTCCCTTAGCTGGTTTATGCGTGAGCTTAATTACGGCATTGCCGTTCAAGCCAACAAAGAAGACCAATGCACAGGTCGTTTTTGGGAAGGGAGATTCAAATCACAAGCGCTGCTTGATGAAAAAGCCTTGCTGGCAGCCATGGCGTATGTCGATTTAAACCCAATTCGAGCCAAGATGGCTGACACACCCGAGCAATCTGACTTTACCTCAATTAAAGCGAGACTAACGAGTTTAGAGAAAGGAAAAACCACCACACCATCGCTCGCCAATTTTATGGGCTACGAGCATCAAGATAAAACGCAAGGGGTCCCCTTTAGACTCAGCGACTACCTTGAGCTAGTAGATTGGCTTGGCCGACAAATAAGGCCAGACAAATCCGGTTATATCAATGATTCACAACCAAATATACTCGCAAGACTCACGCTGACCCAATCGGACTGTTTAACACTTTGTACCGAGCTAGAGAAAAAGCCAATAGTTTGGATTGGTTCTACTCCGCGTTTGCATCAAGTAAAAACCGCATTGAATAAGAAACGGATGGTCGCACTGCATATCGCCTAA
- a CDS encoding YciI family protein — translation MFVVSLTYTNGIEQVNQHLEEHRRYLDEHYAKGHFIASGRKEPRTGGVILAHGMTRAELEEMITFDPFYRNQAASYQITEFVPSKTSEQLNFLQEA, via the coding sequence ATGTTTGTGGTTTCTTTGACCTACACCAATGGTATTGAGCAGGTTAACCAACATCTTGAAGAGCATCGTCGCTATCTTGACGAGCACTATGCCAAAGGTCATTTTATTGCATCGGGACGTAAAGAGCCGCGTACCGGCGGGGTGATATTAGCACATGGAATGACGCGCGCAGAGTTAGAAGAGATGATTACGTTTGATCCTTTCTATCGTAACCAAGCGGCAAGCTATCAAATCACCGAATTTGTGCCAAGCAAAACCAGCGAACAGCTAAACTTTTTACAAGAAGCATAA
- a CDS encoding SRPBCC family protein, protein MSDIIWPEGFVPGFTDNFCSNEVIVVGLSAKEIWPLLNTPAQWPTYYANSANPRFYDDQGPELTDGVRFYFETFGFPVESQCVECVAPVAGQPARLAWHGWAGEGETRLDVHHAWLIEDLSENRVRILTQESQKGNPAKELANTKPNPMINGHQEWLDGLVAAARKAK, encoded by the coding sequence ATGAGCGATATTATTTGGCCTGAAGGTTTTGTACCAGGGTTCACTGACAACTTTTGTTCTAATGAAGTGATTGTGGTTGGTTTGTCTGCAAAAGAGATTTGGCCACTATTAAATACCCCAGCACAATGGCCAACTTACTACGCTAACTCAGCCAATCCCCGTTTCTATGATGACCAAGGGCCTGAACTAACCGATGGCGTACGTTTTTACTTTGAAACCTTCGGTTTTCCTGTTGAATCTCAATGTGTTGAGTGCGTAGCTCCTGTTGCCGGTCAACCAGCACGTCTTGCTTGGCACGGTTGGGCTGGTGAAGGTGAAACACGTCTCGATGTGCACCACGCATGGTTGATTGAAGATTTGTCGGAAAATCGCGTACGTATTCTGACTCAGGAATCGCAAAAAGGTAATCCAGCTAAAGAGTTAGCAAACACTAAGCCAAATCCAATGATCAATGGTCACCAAGAGTGGTTAGATGGTCTTGTTGCTGCCGCGCGTAAAGCAAAATAA
- a CDS encoding zinc-binding dehydrogenase, with product MKAIIYQPDNDIFCACDMATPQLESPYDVLIEVDAVGLNPVDAKVNYWFGIVSDGAREFVGGLDVSGTIIAKGKEVHQWQLGDRVLYHGNMRRRQGGFAQLAVQDSRTLTPHPEVNACEAAASPCAGWTAYRAINDKLHMASHKQSVAIYGASGGVGSYAVQLCRYFNVPQVIAICSERNFDYVRSLGATHCFDYRDEKLLEKLAMVVGLDGVDCALDCFGQKGQRVLSASLGFDGQLVELVNTIDSAQHERAFERGLTLHQLSLGSGHVYGDRGFRSIVNAGMTMNLLMEQQKIQAPKLTVIELADIPDALTEIRLGHTCGKYVAAIK from the coding sequence ATGAAAGCCATTATTTATCAACCAGATAATGATATTTTTTGCGCCTGTGATATGGCGACACCGCAGCTTGAATCGCCTTACGATGTATTGATTGAAGTCGATGCGGTTGGTCTTAACCCAGTCGATGCCAAAGTCAATTACTGGTTTGGAATAGTGTCTGACGGGGCTCGTGAGTTTGTGGGTGGTTTGGATGTATCGGGAACCATTATTGCTAAAGGTAAAGAGGTTCACCAATGGCAGCTAGGGGATCGCGTCCTTTATCATGGCAACATGCGCCGTCGCCAAGGTGGATTTGCTCAGCTGGCAGTACAAGATTCACGTACACTCACGCCGCACCCTGAGGTGAATGCCTGCGAAGCTGCAGCTTCACCTTGTGCGGGGTGGACGGCTTATCGAGCCATTAACGATAAACTGCATATGGCGAGTCATAAACAGAGTGTCGCGATTTACGGTGCGAGTGGCGGGGTGGGGAGTTACGCTGTTCAGCTTTGTCGTTACTTCAACGTACCGCAAGTGATAGCCATTTGTTCTGAGCGAAACTTTGACTATGTGCGATCGCTGGGGGCGACTCACTGCTTCGATTATCGCGATGAAAAGCTGCTTGAGAAACTGGCAATGGTGGTGGGGTTGGATGGTGTTGATTGCGCTCTGGATTGCTTTGGTCAAAAGGGGCAAAGAGTGCTTTCAGCAAGTTTGGGCTTTGATGGGCAGTTAGTGGAGTTGGTCAATACCATCGACTCTGCTCAACATGAACGAGCATTTGAACGTGGTCTGACGCTTCATCAACTGAGTTTAGGCTCAGGGCATGTCTACGGTGACCGTGGTTTCCGTTCAATTGTTAATGCGGGAATGACGATGAATTTGTTGATGGAACAGCAAAAAATTCAAGCCCCTAAACTTACCGTGATCGAGTTGGCTGACATACCCGATGCGCTTACTGAGATTCGCTTAGGACATACCTGCGGCAAATATGTGGCTGCCATAAAATAG
- a CDS encoding lactoylglutathione lyase family protein, whose product MSNPTQYPRTFSHIGLSVPDLDKAVKFYTEVLGWYLIMEPTTIVEDESPIGEMCTDVFGQGWGSFRIAHLSTGDRIGVEIFQFENAQNPENNFEYWRTGVFHFCVQDPNVEELAEKIVAAGGKKRMQAPRFYYPGEKPYRMIYMEDPFGNILEIYSHSYELTYSSGAYN is encoded by the coding sequence ATGTCTAACCCAACGCAATACCCAAGAACCTTTTCTCATATCGGACTTTCTGTTCCCGATCTAGATAAGGCCGTTAAGTTTTATACCGAAGTGCTCGGTTGGTATCTCATTATGGAGCCAACTACCATCGTTGAAGATGAAAGCCCGATTGGTGAAATGTGTACTGATGTTTTTGGTCAGGGCTGGGGGAGTTTTCGTATTGCTCACCTTTCTACCGGTGATCGCATTGGTGTGGAAATCTTCCAATTTGAAAATGCACAAAATCCAGAAAACAACTTCGAATACTGGCGTACCGGTGTGTTCCACTTCTGTGTGCAAGATCCGAATGTAGAAGAGTTAGCAGAAAAAATCGTTGCAGCTGGCGGTAAGAAACGCATGCAAGCACCACGTTTTTACTACCCGGGTGAGAAACCTTACCGCATGATTTATATGGAAGACCCATTTGGCAATATCCTAGAAATCTACAGCCACAGTTATGAATTAACTTACTCTAGCGGCGCTTACAACTAA